One window from the genome of Acidobacteriota bacterium encodes:
- a CDS encoding outer membrane lipoprotein-sorting protein: protein MQRKLFLVVLALLIALPLVAQDLTADQIIAKNIEARGGMAKLKAVKTMKATGKMMVGPGIEAPVIVYQRRPDQMRMEITVQGLTLVQAYDGKTGWAIVPFQGKKDAEQMTADDVKEVKEQADIDGALVDYKLKGHKVELLGKDKVEGSDAYKLKLTRANGDVETIYVDADSFLEVKTEGKRTIRGTEMETDSNIGDYKEVDGLIVPFSIDSGAKGRPERQKITVEKYEFNVPVDAAMFVMPPPAPKAATPPADKDKKEPAPAATTPAEKPKTADKPKN from the coding sequence ATGCAACGCAAGCTGTTTCTCGTAGTCCTTGCCCTGCTCATCGCCCTGCCCTTGGTCGCGCAAGACCTGACCGCCGACCAGATCATCGCCAAGAACATTGAGGCGCGCGGCGGCATGGCCAAGCTGAAGGCCGTGAAAACCATGAAGGCGACCGGGAAGATGATGGTGGGCCCCGGCATCGAAGCCCCGGTCATCGTCTACCAGCGCCGTCCCGACCAGATGCGCATGGAAATCACCGTCCAGGGCCTCACCCTCGTACAGGCGTATGACGGCAAGACCGGGTGGGCCATCGTCCCGTTCCAGGGCAAGAAGGATGCGGAGCAGATGACCGCCGACGACGTGAAGGAAGTCAAAGAGCAGGCCGATATCGATGGCGCGCTCGTCGACTACAAGCTCAAGGGCCACAAGGTCGAGCTGCTGGGTAAGGACAAGGTTGAAGGTTCAGACGCCTACAAGCTCAAGCTCACCCGCGCCAACGGCGACGTGGAGACCATCTACGTCGACGCCGACAGCTTCCTCGAAGTCAAGACCGAGGGCAAGCGCACCATACGCGGCACCGAGATGGAGACCGACAGCAACATCGGCGACTACAAGGAAGTCGATGGCCTGATCGTGCCCTTCTCCATCGACAGCGGCGCCAAGGGACGTCCCGAGCGCCAGAAGATCACGGTCGAGAAGTATGAGTTCAACGTCCCCGTGGACGCGGCCATGTTCGTGATGCCGCCTCCGGCTCCCAAGGCGGCAACGCCACCGGCAGACAAGGACAAGAAAGAGCCGGCGCCTGCGGCCACCACGCCCGCGGAGAAACCGAAGACGGCTGATAAACCCAAGAACTAG
- a CDS encoding efflux RND transporter periplasmic adaptor subunit, with product MLAVTALLLAGLGFVKFRQVKGAIAAQASFQPPPEAVTTMVAREEAWPATVNSIGSVVAIRGVTVSADLPGIVQKISFESGAPVAAGDVLVQLDTREEQAQLADAEAQRELANVNFRRYEELVKEGVISRLEYDRATAEQRTRDAKVVQIRATIARKTIRAPFSGMLGIRQVNLGQYLAGGAPIVPLQALDPIYVNFSVPQQALSGLKSGQAVHATADEDATADFAGRVTAIDSVVDPATRNVQVQATFPNRERRLHPGMFVQTKLSFGSSDSVITLPASAISYAPYGDSVFVVADLKGPKGESYRGVRQQFVKLGAARGDQVAVTSGVKVGEEVVTSGLFKLRNGAAVKPNNNVQPSNNQSPKVEDR from the coding sequence ATGCTTGCGGTCACAGCGCTACTGCTGGCTGGCCTTGGCTTCGTGAAGTTTCGCCAGGTAAAGGGCGCCATCGCGGCGCAAGCCAGCTTTCAGCCGCCTCCGGAAGCGGTCACCACGATGGTGGCGCGCGAGGAAGCGTGGCCGGCGACCGTCAACTCGATCGGCAGCGTGGTGGCGATCCGCGGCGTCACGGTCAGCGCCGATCTCCCCGGCATCGTACAGAAGATCAGCTTTGAGTCCGGCGCACCGGTCGCTGCCGGGGACGTCCTGGTACAGCTCGATACGCGGGAGGAGCAAGCGCAACTGGCGGACGCCGAGGCGCAGCGCGAGCTTGCGAATGTGAACTTCCGGCGCTATGAGGAACTGGTCAAGGAAGGCGTGATATCGCGCCTGGAGTATGACCGCGCGACCGCCGAGCAGCGCACACGCGACGCCAAGGTAGTGCAGATCCGTGCGACGATCGCGCGCAAGACCATCCGCGCGCCATTTTCGGGGATGCTGGGGATCCGTCAAGTGAATCTGGGGCAATACCTTGCCGGCGGCGCCCCTATCGTGCCGCTACAGGCGCTCGATCCTATTTACGTGAATTTCTCCGTACCGCAGCAAGCGCTCAGCGGGTTGAAGTCTGGGCAGGCCGTTCACGCCACCGCCGATGAGGATGCGACCGCGGACTTCGCCGGCCGGGTTACGGCGATCGATTCCGTTGTGGACCCGGCCACCCGTAACGTCCAGGTGCAGGCCACATTCCCGAACCGCGAACGCAGATTACATCCTGGCATGTTCGTGCAGACCAAGCTCTCATTCGGATCGAGCGATAGCGTGATCACGCTGCCGGCGTCCGCGATCAGCTACGCGCCTTACGGCGACTCGGTCTTCGTGGTCGCAGACCTGAAAGGCCCCAAGGGCGAGAGCTACCGCGGAGTGCGCCAGCAGTTCGTAAAACTTGGCGCGGCACGCGGCGACCAGGTCGCGGTCACCTCGGGCGTCAAGGTCGGGGAAGAGGTCGTGACCTCCGGCCTGTTCAAGCTGCGCAACGGCGCCGCCGTCAAGCCCAACAACAATGTGCAGCCTTCCAACAACCAGTCACCCAAGGTCGAGGACCGCTAA
- a CDS encoding glycosyl hydrolase, with product MWQRVRDLRVPVLFVLLVTASALAGFTPTGAAQTGSTQTTPAKKAAAKKAPAKPSASAAAAPAAVAPAPRAQIDADTFGGYEARPIGPAQTGGRVADLDAVHEGQKLTIFVGAAAGGVFRSKDGGVTFKPMFDKQPVLSIGAIKIDPNDPKTIWVGTGESWTRNSVSLGGGLYRSKDGGDSWEFIGLKDSERIARIAINPKDSNTVYVCATGHLWNANQERGLYKTTDAGKNWTKVLAVDENTGCADVSMDPTDPNVLYAGMWQFRRKPYAFESGGPKSGFFKSTDGGKTWTKLTNGLPAGGEQDPIGRIAVAVAPSQPNRVYALVEAKHTALYRSDDAGASWKEMNNAFNLTGRPFYFARLVVDPTNPDRVYKPGFNFTVSDDGGKTFSGTGLGEGGGAHGDYHAVWVDPQNNERLLVGTDGGVYQSPDRGAHFRFLSNIPIAQLYHVSYDMDRPYNVYGGLQDNGTWMGPSTYPGGVYNRHWRNIGFGDGFWAMVEPKDPDIVYVEYQGGHASRVRKSTGEMKDIRPLPRPTEPELRFNWNTGMHLGAKSGNLYLGSQFLMRSTNRGDTWDRISPDLTTGNPEWLKQEESGGVTVDNSDAEKYETIFAISESPLNALVIWVGTDDGNVQLTRDGGKTWKNLTKNIPGLPANTWVSSISASRFAPGTAYATFDGHMTGDMKPYVYVTKDFGQTWTALATSAMTGFAHVIREDPVKPNLLFVGTEFGLFLSLDGGQDWAQFTGNLPSVPVRDVQVHPRDGDLLIATHGRGFYIVDDLTPIRNMTAAVLNADVAFLPVRDSVLPIPLNEQRFDGDQEWDGRALSENAALAYYQKKRHIFGDLKLEITDAKGNLVTTQPGNKRKGLVRMEIPTRLKPPKVPGGASLIQNPYALYGPRLAPGTYTVKMTKGKETYTTQLKLAPDPRSTHTIADRLAQHDLVMKLYNRLTDLTYLVENVVATRDAARERAAKLPAGDAVRAQLDALAADMEALRSRLVAVKEGGGITGEERIREKLGTLYGAVNQYDGRPTQDQFDNFDTMSGRLDKAAADFKAATDKALPTVNPGLEGKKLAPITVLSRDDWNKKQK from the coding sequence ATGTGGCAGCGTGTCCGGGACCTTCGCGTCCCCGTGCTCTTCGTGTTGCTGGTCACGGCATCGGCCCTGGCCGGGTTCACGCCAACTGGCGCCGCCCAAACTGGGTCCACACAAACGACGCCGGCTAAAAAAGCCGCGGCGAAGAAAGCGCCCGCCAAGCCATCCGCGTCCGCCGCGGCGGCGCCAGCCGCGGTTGCGCCCGCACCGCGGGCACAGATCGATGCCGACACCTTCGGCGGCTACGAAGCGCGGCCCATCGGGCCCGCCCAGACCGGCGGACGCGTTGCCGACCTCGACGCCGTGCACGAAGGCCAGAAGCTCACCATCTTCGTGGGCGCGGCTGCCGGCGGTGTCTTTCGATCGAAAGACGGCGGCGTCACCTTCAAGCCCATGTTCGATAAGCAGCCGGTGCTTTCCATCGGCGCCATCAAGATCGATCCCAACGACCCCAAGACCATCTGGGTGGGCACCGGCGAATCGTGGACGCGCAACAGCGTCTCGCTCGGCGGCGGGCTCTACCGCTCGAAAGACGGCGGCGACAGCTGGGAGTTCATCGGGCTGAAAGATTCCGAGCGCATCGCGCGCATCGCCATCAATCCCAAAGATTCGAACACGGTCTACGTCTGCGCCACCGGCCATCTCTGGAACGCCAACCAGGAACGTGGCCTCTACAAGACCACCGACGCGGGCAAGAACTGGACCAAGGTCCTCGCCGTCGACGAGAACACCGGCTGTGCCGATGTTTCCATGGACCCCACCGATCCCAATGTGCTTTACGCCGGCATGTGGCAGTTCCGTCGCAAGCCTTATGCGTTCGAGTCGGGCGGCCCGAAGAGTGGCTTCTTCAAATCCACCGACGGCGGCAAGACCTGGACGAAGCTCACCAACGGCCTGCCCGCCGGCGGCGAGCAAGACCCCATCGGCCGCATCGCGGTGGCGGTCGCGCCCTCGCAGCCGAATCGCGTCTACGCCCTCGTCGAGGCAAAACACACCGCGCTCTATCGTTCCGATGATGCCGGCGCGTCGTGGAAGGAGATGAACAACGCCTTCAACCTTACCGGGCGCCCGTTCTACTTTGCTCGCCTGGTGGTCGATCCCACCAATCCGGACCGCGTCTACAAGCCGGGCTTCAACTTCACCGTCTCCGATGACGGTGGCAAGACCTTTTCCGGCACCGGCCTCGGCGAGGGCGGCGGCGCGCACGGCGATTATCACGCCGTGTGGGTCGATCCCCAGAACAACGAGCGTTTGCTCGTGGGCACCGACGGCGGCGTTTACCAGTCACCCGACCGCGGCGCGCACTTCCGCTTTCTCTCCAACATCCCTATCGCCCAGCTCTACCATGTGAGCTACGACATGGATCGTCCCTACAACGTCTATGGCGGATTGCAGGATAACGGCACCTGGATGGGCCCCTCGACCTATCCCGGAGGCGTCTACAACCGCCACTGGCGCAACATCGGCTTTGGCGACGGCTTCTGGGCGATGGTCGAGCCCAAGGATCCCGACATCGTCTACGTCGAATACCAGGGCGGACATGCCTCGCGCGTGCGCAAATCCACCGGCGAGATGAAAGACATCCGCCCCCTGCCGCGTCCCACCGAGCCCGAGCTGCGCTTCAACTGGAACACCGGCATGCACCTGGGCGCGAAGTCCGGCAACCTCTACCTGGGTAGCCAGTTCCTCATGCGCTCCACCAACCGCGGCGATACCTGGGACCGCATCTCGCCCGACCTCACCACCGGCAATCCGGAGTGGTTGAAGCAGGAGGAGTCTGGCGGCGTGACCGTCGATAACTCCGACGCGGAGAAATACGAGACCATCTTCGCCATCTCCGAGTCGCCCCTGAACGCTCTCGTCATCTGGGTGGGCACCGACGATGGCAACGTGCAGCTCACCCGCGACGGTGGTAAGACGTGGAAGAACCTCACCAAAAACATCCCCGGTCTGCCCGCGAATACCTGGGTGTCGAGCATCAGCGCGAGCCGCTTCGCTCCCGGCACCGCGTACGCCACTTTCGACGGCCACATGACCGGCGACATGAAGCCCTACGTCTACGTGACGAAAGACTTCGGCCAGACTTGGACCGCGCTCGCGACCTCAGCCATGACCGGATTCGCCCACGTCATCCGCGAAGACCCGGTGAAGCCGAACCTGCTTTTCGTGGGCACCGAGTTCGGTCTCTTCCTCTCGCTCGATGGTGGCCAGGACTGGGCGCAGTTCACCGGCAACCTGCCCAGCGTCCCAGTGCGCGATGTGCAGGTGCATCCGCGGGATGGCGACCTGCTGATCGCTACCCACGGGCGCGGCTTCTACATCGTCGACGACCTCACGCCTATCCGCAACATGACGGCTGCGGTGCTCAACGCCGACGTTGCCTTCCTCCCGGTGCGCGATTCCGTGCTGCCCATCCCGCTCAACGAGCAGCGCTTCGATGGCGACCAGGAGTGGGATGGCCGCGCGCTCAGCGAGAACGCCGCCCTCGCCTACTACCAGAAGAAGCGCCACATCTTCGGCGATCTGAAGCTCGAGATCACCGACGCGAAAGGGAACCTCGTCACCACCCAGCCCGGCAACAAGCGCAAGGGGCTCGTCCGCATGGAGATTCCCACGCGCCTGAAGCCGCCGAAGGTCCCGGGCGGCGCTTCGCTCATCCAGAACCCGTACGCGCTCTACGGGCCGCGCCTCGCGCCCGGCACCTACACGGTGAAGATGACGAAAGGCAAAGAGACTTACACCACGCAGCTCAAGCTCGCCCCCGATCCGCGCTCCACCCACACCATCGCGGACCGCCTGGCGCAGCATGACCTGGTGATGAAGCTCTACAACCGGCTCACCGACTTGACCTACCTGGTCGAGAATGTGGTCGCCACCCGCGACGCCGCCCGCGAACGCGCCGCCAAGCTGCCCGCCGGCGACGCCGTGCGCGCTCAACTTGACGCGCTCGCCGCCGACATGGAAGCGCTGCGCAGCCGGCTCGTCGCCGTGAAGGAAGGCGGCGGCATCACCGGCGAGGAGCGCATCCGTGAAAAACTCGGCACCCTCTACGGCGCCGTCAATCAATACGACGGACGCCCCACACAAGACCAGTTCGATAACTTCGACACCATGAGTGGACGTCTCGACAAAGCCGCAGCAGACTTCAAAGCCGCAACGGATAAGGCGCTGCCCACGGTCAATCCCGGATTGGAAGGGAAGAAGCTCGCGCCCATCACGGTGCTGTCGCGCGACGACTGGAACAA
- a CDS encoding efflux RND transporter permease subunit — translation MRLTDLFIRRPVLAIVVNLVILIAGLQSIRSLSVRQYPRSDIAIVRVSTAYIGANANLVRGFITTPLERVIASADGIDFMESSSAQGVSTITVHLKLNYDTNAALTQIQAKVAQVRNDLPPEAEAPVIELETADNQFASIYLGFSSDSLDQNQITDYLTRVVQPKLSAISGVQRADILGDRTFAMRVWLKPERMAALGISPSQVRTALANNNSLSALGSTKGSMVSVNLVANTDLKTAEEFRQLVVKQENGAVVRLGDIADVVLGAENYDSDVRFNGQNSTFMGIWVLPTANSLEVIKKVREAMKEVQAQLPVGMKGSVPYDSTAYIQDAINEVFQTLTETLIIVVIVIFLFLGSARSALIPAVAIPISLIGAVFLMLVAGFTINLLTLLAIVLSVGLVVDDAIVIVENVERHLQLGAPPMEAAIQAARELVGPIIAMTITLAAVYAPIGLQGGLTGSLFREFAFTLAGAVLVSGIVALTLSPMMSSRLLRSGDAERGFAGWVNRRFDTVRRAYTGALTGTLRFRPVVLVLWAIVAVLTIPFYMFSQKELAPSEDQSIVFGVIQAAPNATLEQTQLFASQVSDVYRSFPEGESFFQIVSPSGGFGGMVTKPWSQRKKSTQQLQLEAANKLSAIPGVRVISLVPAPLPGGGDFPVDFVIASTAEPERLNQFANQLVTKAMASGLFMFADSDVKFDQPQTEVVFDRDKLRAQGVDLSKAGADLATMLSGDYVNRFSVQGRSYKVIPQIKRSERLTTDQLKDIYVTGAGDKLVPLSTFATLKTTTEPRNLKRFQQLNAVRIQGVIPPNVSLDTALKMLEAEAAAILPPGQGFTVDYAGESRQLRTEGGTFFATFLLSGVLIYLVLAAQFESFRDPLIILAGSVPLALSGALLFSFLGLTTLNVYSQIGLITLVGLVSKNGILIVEFANKLQEQGKDKLHAVIEAATTRLRPILMTTAATVMGHLPLVFARGPGAGARNSIGMMLVTGMIIGSAFTLFVVPSIYVLLARTHVRAAAGAEGAPDVDKELVEVA, via the coding sequence ATGAGATTGACCGACCTTTTCATCCGGCGTCCGGTCCTCGCCATCGTCGTGAACCTGGTGATCCTCATCGCCGGATTGCAGTCCATCCGGTCGCTGAGCGTGCGGCAGTATCCGCGCAGTGATATTGCCATCGTGCGTGTCTCCACCGCTTACATCGGCGCCAACGCCAATCTGGTGCGCGGTTTCATCACCACTCCTTTGGAGCGCGTGATCGCCAGCGCCGATGGCATCGACTTCATGGAGTCATCGAGCGCGCAGGGCGTCAGCACCATCACCGTGCACCTGAAGCTCAACTACGACACCAACGCGGCGCTCACGCAGATCCAGGCCAAGGTCGCGCAGGTCCGCAACGATCTTCCGCCGGAAGCCGAAGCGCCGGTCATCGAGTTGGAGACGGCGGACAACCAGTTCGCCTCCATCTACCTGGGATTCTCTTCCGACTCGCTCGACCAGAATCAGATCACCGATTACCTGACCCGCGTGGTGCAGCCCAAACTGAGCGCCATCAGCGGCGTGCAGCGCGCGGACATCCTCGGCGACCGCACCTTTGCCATGCGCGTCTGGCTGAAGCCCGAGCGCATGGCCGCGCTCGGCATCTCGCCCTCGCAGGTGCGCACCGCGCTCGCCAATAACAATTCGCTCTCCGCGCTGGGAAGCACCAAAGGCTCCATGGTGTCGGTGAACCTGGTAGCCAACACCGATCTGAAGACGGCGGAGGAATTCCGCCAGCTCGTGGTCAAGCAGGAGAATGGCGCGGTCGTCCGCCTCGGCGACATCGCTGACGTGGTGCTGGGCGCGGAGAACTACGACTCCGACGTCCGCTTCAACGGCCAGAATTCCACCTTCATGGGGATCTGGGTGCTGCCCACGGCGAACTCGCTCGAGGTCATCAAAAAAGTTCGCGAAGCGATGAAGGAAGTGCAGGCGCAATTGCCGGTCGGGATGAAAGGCAGCGTCCCTTACGACTCGACCGCCTACATCCAGGACGCGATCAACGAGGTGTTCCAGACGCTCACCGAGACGCTCATCATCGTGGTGATCGTGATCTTCCTCTTCCTCGGGTCGGCGCGTTCCGCGCTCATCCCTGCCGTAGCTATCCCCATCTCTCTTATCGGCGCCGTATTCCTGATGCTGGTTGCCGGCTTCACCATCAACCTGCTCACGCTGCTGGCCATCGTGCTGTCCGTCGGCCTGGTGGTCGACGACGCCATCGTCATCGTCGAGAACGTGGAGCGGCACTTGCAACTGGGCGCGCCGCCGATGGAGGCGGCGATCCAGGCCGCGCGCGAGCTGGTCGGCCCCATCATCGCCATGACCATCACCTTGGCCGCGGTCTACGCCCCCATCGGCCTGCAGGGCGGGTTGACGGGCTCGTTGTTCCGCGAATTCGCATTCACCCTGGCCGGAGCCGTCCTCGTTTCCGGCATCGTCGCGCTCACGCTCTCCCCCATGATGAGTTCGCGGCTGTTGCGCAGCGGAGACGCCGAACGCGGCTTCGCCGGTTGGGTCAATCGGCGTTTCGACACTGTCCGCCGCGCGTACACCGGCGCTCTTACCGGGACGCTCCGGTTCCGCCCGGTCGTGCTCGTGCTGTGGGCCATCGTCGCGGTCCTTACCATCCCCTTCTACATGTTCTCGCAGAAGGAGCTGGCGCCGAGTGAGGATCAAAGTATTGTCTTCGGCGTGATCCAAGCCGCGCCGAACGCCACTTTGGAACAGACCCAGCTATTTGCGTCGCAGGTCTCGGATGTCTATCGCTCCTTCCCCGAAGGTGAGAGCTTTTTTCAGATCGTGAGCCCGAGTGGCGGATTTGGCGGCATGGTGACCAAGCCATGGAGCCAGCGCAAGAAGAGTACCCAGCAGCTTCAGCTGGAGGCAGCGAATAAGCTTTCCGCCATCCCGGGAGTGCGCGTCATCTCGCTGGTGCCGGCGCCGCTTCCCGGAGGCGGAGATTTCCCGGTGGATTTCGTGATCGCGTCCACGGCTGAGCCGGAGCGTCTCAACCAATTTGCCAATCAGCTGGTCACGAAAGCGATGGCGAGCGGCCTTTTCATGTTTGCGGATTCGGACGTGAAGTTCGACCAGCCTCAAACCGAGGTCGTTTTCGATCGCGACAAGCTGCGCGCGCAGGGCGTGGACCTTTCGAAGGCCGGCGCGGACCTTGCCACCATGCTCAGCGGCGACTACGTGAACCGGTTCAGCGTGCAGGGACGCAGTTACAAGGTGATCCCGCAGATCAAGCGCTCCGAACGCCTCACCACCGATCAGCTCAAGGACATCTACGTCACCGGAGCGGGTGACAAGCTGGTGCCGCTCTCGACTTTTGCGACGTTGAAGACCACCACGGAACCCCGCAATCTCAAGCGCTTCCAGCAGCTGAATGCCGTCCGCATCCAGGGTGTCATCCCGCCGAACGTATCGCTGGATACCGCATTGAAAATGCTTGAGGCCGAAGCGGCGGCCATCCTGCCGCCCGGCCAGGGCTTCACCGTGGACTACGCGGGCGAGTCCAGACAGCTGCGCACCGAAGGGGGAACGTTCTTCGCCACGTTCTTGCTCTCCGGCGTCCTGATCTATCTCGTGCTGGCGGCACAGTTCGAGAGTTTCCGCGATCCGCTCATCATCCTTGCCGGCTCCGTGCCCCTCGCCCTCTCGGGTGCGCTGCTGTTCTCGTTCCTCGGTCTCACCACCCTCAACGTTTACAGCCAGATCGGCTTGATCACCCTGGTGGGACTGGTGTCGAAGAACGGCATCCTGATCGTAGAGTTCGCCAACAAGCTTCAGGAACAAGGAAAGGACAAGCTGCACGCCGTGATCGAAGCTGCGACCACTCGCTTGCGGCCGATCCTGATGACGACCGCCGCTACCGTGATGGGACACCTGCCTCTCGTGTTTGCCCGGGGCCCAGGCGCCGGCGCTCGCAACAGCATCGGCATGATGCTGGTGACCGGAATGATCATTGGCTCGGCATTCACCCTGTTCGTGGTGCCATCGATCTATGTCCTGCTGGCACGGACTCACGTGCGTGCTGCCGCCGGCGCTGAAGGCGCCCCCGATGTAGACAAAGAGCTCGTGGAGGTCGCCTGA